The window GCCCGCCGAGATCGACCGGCTCAGCCGCCGACTCGCCGAGGTGGCCAACGGTGAGGCGTTCCTGCTGCAGGGCGGCGACTGCGCCGAGACCTTTGTCGACAACACCGAGCCGCACATCCGCGGCAACATCCGCACGCTGCTGCAGATGGCGGTCGTCCTGACCTACGGCGCGAGCATGCCGGTGGTCAAGGTCGGCCGCATCGCCGGGCAGTACGCCAAGCCGCGGTCGAACAAGACCGACGCGCTGGGCTTGGCGGTCTACCGGGGTGACATCGTCAACTCCCTGGTCGCCACGCCCGAGGCCCGGGTGCCGGACCCGTCGCGGATGATCCGCGCCTACGCCAACGCGGGCGCGGCCATGAACCTGCTGCGCGCCCTCACCGCCGCGGGCATGGCGGACCTGACGAAGGTCCACGACTGGAACCGCGACTTCGTGCGCACCTCACCCGCGGGTGAGCGCTACGAGGCGCTGGCCACCGAGATCGACCGCGGCCTGCGCTTCATGCAGGCGTGTGGTGTCGAGGACAGCTCGCTGCACACCGTCGAGGTGTTCGCCAGCCACGAGGCACTGCTGCTCGACTACGAGCGCGCACTGCTGCGGCTGGACGCGACCGGCCCGGAGCCCAAGCTCTACGACCTGTCGGCGCACTTCCTCTGGATCGGGGAGCGCACCCGCCAGCTCGACGGCGCGCACATCGCGTTCGCGGAACTGCTGTCGAACCCGATCGGCCTCAAGATCGGCCCGACGACCACCCCGGAACAGGCCGTCGAGTACGTCCAGCGGCTCGACCCACGCAACGAGCCCGGCAGGCTGACCCTGATCAGCCGCATGGGCAACGGCAAGGTCCGCGAGGTCCTGCCCGCGATCGTGGAGAAGGTCGAAGCCTCCGGCCACAAGGTCATCTGGCAGTGCGACCCGATGCACGGCAACACCCACGAGTCGTCGACCGGCTACAAGACCCGCCACTTCGACCGGATCGTGGATGAGGTCCAGGGCTTCTTCGAGGTCCACCGCAGGCTGGGAACCCACCCCGGCGGCATCCACGTGGAGCTCACCGGCGAGGACGTCACCGAGTGCCTCGGCGGCGCCCAGGAAATCTCGGACGCCGACCTGCATGGCCGCTACGAGACCGCCTGCGACCCGCGCCTGAACACCCAGCAGTCCCTGGAACTGGCCTTCCTGGTCGCGGAGATGCTCCGCTCGTAATCACCGAGACAAAGCGCCCTTCCTGGAGCAAACCGTTCCAGGAAGGGCGCTTTGTCCATTTGCCCCGTCAAACGCCACGGGCCAGGACAAACAGGCGCCAGCGGCCAGAGCAGGCATCCGAGCTGCGGAACTAACGACCAGCCCGAGCAGCAAGAAATTCAGCGAACTCCACCAGCAACTCCAGCCGCCGATCCTCAACCACCGGATCAGGAGCGATCTCCCGCCGAATCGTCTCCCCGTCAAACGTGTGCTCCAACGTATTGACCAGCAGCTCCAAATCCGCGTCCGAGAACACCTCAGTCCCGCGAACAGTCCGCGCGATCTGCTGGATCTCGGCGAAGAACCACTGCCAGGTCGCGGACAGCCGCGAGCGCAGCGCCGGATCGGTCCGCGCCGCGACCAGCAGTTCGAACCACACCACGTTGTCCACGGCCCGGTGCCGTTCGCGCATCACCCGCATGGCGTCGGCGATCGTTGGCGCCCGCAGTTCGGCGAATCGGGCTCGCACGCTCTGGGTGTGCCGCCGGGCGACTTCCTCCGCCGCGGCGACGACCAGGTCCAGCCGCGAGTCGAAGTGCCGAAACAATCCGCCTTTCGAGACGCCCGACCGCTCGCACACAGCCCCAAGGGAAGTCTGTGCGTATCCGACCTCGGAAATGGTGTCGATCGTTGCGTCGATCAACAGCCCGATGGTCGTTTCCCGGCGTTCCTGCTGGCTGCGCCGCTGCTGCCCGCTCACATGCCTCCGACAGTCTCCCGCAGTGTCGCCGGGTCGACTGTGCCGCGCGGCTCGCCCGCGCGCAGGAACCGGCCGGTGCGCCGGGGTGGGGCGAACTCGCCCGCGCCGAACACCTGGTTGCCCGCGACAAGCGTCGCCGTGACGGCGCGGTCGTTGCGGTTCACCATGCGGCTGAGGTTACCGAAGACCTCCACCGGTGCCTCGCTGAACTGGTCGACCGATTCGTCGAGCCCGGCCGGGTCGATGACCACGAGGTCGGCCCGATCACCCTCACGGATCCGTCCGGCGTCGAGGTCGTACCAGTCGGCGAGTTCGCCGGTGAGACGGTGCACCGCCCGCTCGATGGTCATGAACCCGCTCGTGTGCGCCCGGCGCAGCAACCGCAGCCCGAAGTTGTAGAACGCCATGTTCCGCAGGTGCGCCCCGGCGTCGGAGAAGCCCATCTGCACGTCGCGCAGCGAGCTGAGCTTGTCGAGGACCTTCGGCCGGTGGTTGGAAATCGTTGTGTACCAACGCACTCCGGTGCCGTGTTCGACGACGAGGTCGAGGAACGCGTCGACCGGGTGCAGCCCGCGTTCGTCGCCGACCTGGCCGAACGTCTTGCCCACCACCGACTCGTCCGGGCAGGCCAGGATGTGCGCGTCGTAGAAGTCGCGGTTCCACACCCGGGGCGTCCACTTGCGGTCGTACTCGCGCCGGAACCGCCGCCGGTAGGCCTCGTCGCGCATCAGCTCGGTGCGCGCCTCGTCCTTGAGGTGCAGCGCCGCCGCGCCCGAACCGAGTTCCTCGAACACCACCAGGTCGATGCCGTCGGCGAAGATGTCGAACGGCACCGGCAGGTGCTGCCAGCGGAAGTCGCCGCGGCCGACCCGGTTGGTGAAGCCCGCGATCGGGCCCATGAGGTGGCCGAGCGCCGGGTTCGCCTTCACGTCGGCGGCGGTCAAGAAGCTGGTCTTCAGGGCGGGCCGCAGCCCGAAGCCCATCGACTCGAGCAGGTAGGGCGCCAGGCTCGTCGGCGTGGTCAGGTTCGGGATCGACTGCAGCACCCGACCCTCGCGGCGCAGGATCCGGTGCAGCGCCCGGTACTCCTTCCACGACGCGTACGTCGAGGGCAGGGTGCGTGAGCGGTAGCGGTCGCCGTCGAGCTTGTCCCACGGGCTGCGCATCTCCGAGAGCCCGACGAACCCGGCCGCCAACGCGTCCTCGAGCAGGTCCCGCATCCGGTCCAGTTCGGCGGCGCTGGGCTTGACCTTGCGGTCGGTCGAGCGGTCCAGCCCCATCACCCCGGCGCGGAGATCCGAATGGCCCAGGAACGAGGTGACGTTCGGCCCCAGCGGCAGCGACTCCAGCGCGGCGACGTACTCGGCCGCGTTCGACCAGGTCTTGTGCTCCTCGACCGCCTTGACCACG is drawn from Actinokineospora alba and contains these coding sequences:
- a CDS encoding class II 3-deoxy-7-phosphoheptulonate synthase yields the protein MNWTVDVPVDTLPELPPLPPTLRTRLDDALARPAAQQPEWPDADQVRQVRTLLESVPPITVPAEIDRLSRRLAEVANGEAFLLQGGDCAETFVDNTEPHIRGNIRTLLQMAVVLTYGASMPVVKVGRIAGQYAKPRSNKTDALGLAVYRGDIVNSLVATPEARVPDPSRMIRAYANAGAAMNLLRALTAAGMADLTKVHDWNRDFVRTSPAGERYEALATEIDRGLRFMQACGVEDSSLHTVEVFASHEALLLDYERALLRLDATGPEPKLYDLSAHFLWIGERTRQLDGAHIAFAELLSNPIGLKIGPTTTPEQAVEYVQRLDPRNEPGRLTLISRMGNGKVREVLPAIVEKVEASGHKVIWQCDPMHGNTHESSTGYKTRHFDRIVDEVQGFFEVHRRLGTHPGGIHVELTGEDVTECLGGAQEISDADLHGRYETACDPRLNTQQSLELAFLVAEMLRS
- a CDS encoding TetR/AcrR family transcriptional regulator gives rise to the protein MSGQQRRSQQERRETTIGLLIDATIDTISEVGYAQTSLGAVCERSGVSKGGLFRHFDSRLDLVVAAAEEVARRHTQSVRARFAELRAPTIADAMRVMRERHRAVDNVVWFELLVAARTDPALRSRLSATWQWFFAEIQQIARTVRGTEVFSDADLELLVNTLEHTFDGETIRREIAPDPVVEDRRLELLVEFAEFLAARAGR
- a CDS encoding N-acyl-D-amino-acid deacylase family protein — encoded protein: MTWDSLIRGGRWFDGTGAPSAIRDLGIKDGRVAAVSATPLDATGCANVIDAAGQWVVPGFVDIHTHYDAEVLLAPGLTESVRHGVTTVLIGSCSLGTLHVDALDAADLFSRVEAIPHDCVVKAVEEHKTWSNAAEYVAALESLPLGPNVTSFLGHSDLRAGVMGLDRSTDRKVKPSAAELDRMRDLLEDALAAGFVGLSEMRSPWDKLDGDRYRSRTLPSTYASWKEYRALHRILRREGRVLQSIPNLTTPTSLAPYLLESMGFGLRPALKTSFLTAADVKANPALGHLMGPIAGFTNRVGRGDFRWQHLPVPFDIFADGIDLVVFEELGSGAAALHLKDEARTELMRDEAYRRRFRREYDRKWTPRVWNRDFYDAHILACPDESVVGKTFGQVGDERGLHPVDAFLDLVVEHGTGVRWYTTISNHRPKVLDKLSSLRDVQMGFSDAGAHLRNMAFYNFGLRLLRRAHTSGFMTIERAVHRLTGELADWYDLDAGRIREGDRADLVVIDPAGLDESVDQFSEAPVEVFGNLSRMVNRNDRAVTATLVAGNQVFGAGEFAPPRRTGRFLRAGEPRGTVDPATLRETVGGM